The following DNA comes from Lates calcarifer isolate ASB-BC8 linkage group LG2, TLL_Latcal_v3, whole genome shotgun sequence.
ACACCTACTGTAATGGCTGACAGCTTCTGAAGAACAATAAGgttaaataataatgtaatggtCGATGTGAGTCTGACTCTCTCACGTATTATTTATGAAGACAGAATGAGAAGTTCAGAggatgctctgctgctgtttggacattttcctttaaagagCTGGAGACTTTTGGTTCCATGAAAGAGTCAGTTCTGTGAGTGAACTGCAGGATTAATGATCAACACATTCAGGTGTTTTACCTCAGAGATCATGGCCTTTTAGAAGGAGAGACAGGACATTACACTTTCAAAGAGTTTGAGTATAAAGTCATGAAAAACATGATTAGAGCTGTTTATTAAAACGACACCTTTATATAAGATGTAACAGAAACAATACAGCGGTGTGTAAACTGGAAaggtaacagtaaaaatatatcctctaaaatcaaaatgtaaaaacttcaTCAAAGTATAAAAAGTGGATAAAAAGCTGATTCACCGTCACATTCAACACTGAATCTGAGACCTGTTCTGATTCGTCCTCTGCTTCTTCAGCTCCCGCACCGACCTGAACGCTCTGACAGCCAACACCGCTCCGAAGACGAACACAAACACCCCCACCACCCCGAACAGCCCTCCTGCGATATCTGCTCCGTGGAACTGGCACTCGAAGCCTTTGTGGCCTTTGCTCTTGTACATCTGCTCCCTCTCCTTACAGACGGGGTCAGCGTAGGTTTCCTGCAGCTTGATGAAGTAGAAGGCCAGGGCGGGGATGTAGCCCAGGCCGATCAGGAAGTTCAGCagggcctcccccagcagcaTGGGGGGCCAGCGGTACGGGACCCTGAAGATCCCCAGGGCGAGCATGGCGCAGGCGTAGACCATTAACACCCCCCCGCAGGCCATGGTGAAGACGTACGGAGGCCGTTTGAGCTGATGGAAGAGCCGGTCCAGCTCCTTCACCCGGGTTGCGTCGGCCCCGCTGAACGCCGTGGCTCCTCCGTAGTGATAGTAGTAGAGTCCCCCAAGGCTCGCCAGGTCCCGGTAACCGCCGTTGTTGCTGTACGGCACTCCGGCACAGATGACGATGAGCAGATTCACAAAGAGCTCCATGAGCTGGCACAGACCTGGGACATGAACATGAAGCAGTGACACCACAGCTGAAAAGAGTGAACAGGATGATAAAGTAGtgttttcaaattcaaaatgaagaATCAGTTAACTGAGAACTGATCCTTCAACAAAGTCCCATAGTGACTGATTTAGAGTTTGTGAGGAAAGTGCATCATTGTGGATGTGCACTGTTAGAGGCTGATTAAAGGAAATAATAAATAGAGTTCAATGTTTGATTATTAGATGGATCTGGGAGcctgaagtaaaagtacttgcCTCTGCTGGTTAAGATGTATCTGAGGTTGTACAGAGTTTGTCTGGGCTGTGGCTCATAATCGTCCtcttcagagagagacagcggCGTCTGTCTGGACCTGCAGAGACAACACGGGGTCACAGTTAGTTCTCTGAGGCAGGCTCATGTTGTGTAACTGGTTCAGTTTGTGTGGGAGACATGTCAGCGAGGACAGGGTCCCTTACAGTCTGGAGGGTCCTTCACGGTCCTGGTCTCTGTGAGCAGGTGGCTCTTTGTGAGAGGCAGGTGTCATGTCCCTCTGTCCGTACTGTCTGGTCCTCCTGTCAGCGGCAgagcctctctcctccacctctctccacctctgACTTCTGTGGTGGTCTCCATGGTGTGGATGGTCCCTGCTCCTGTGGTCTGCATCGGTCCTGTGATGGGCTCGGTCTCTCTCTGGCATCTCCTGCTGCAGAGACATGGATCCTGTGGCTCTGATAAACAGAGTGGATGTTTGTgtctgaagcagcagcagaagaattATAAGATTTTAATTGGTTCTATTTAAGATTCTATCAGACTTTAACGTGTTTTACGTGTTCGTTTATTCCAGAGGATGTTCTGTTAAAAGCCCCACAGTTCACAGTAACGCTCTTGCTTCCTATCGCGTTTCCATGTttacaggtgagacaggtgaagGCTCGTGAGTAAAACAAAGCTACAACAACCTGATTCCCTACCTTTGGATTCTGTCCACAGTGCTGTCCTATTTTCGTTTTTGCCGAGAGAATAACAACCCACCTTtcccaacttcctgtttgagaTTTCCTCCTCCTGTCGCTCACCTGTGCGGAGCCACGCCCACTTTCGTTCGGCGCTAATTTCTGCGATAAAAGGCgaaatttctcattttaaaacgTAAAGCTTCTTTTTCTGACTTACAGTTTGTCAGATGTGTACATTATGAGCATGTAGTGTAGTACTGCGttaaatactttattttatattgttcaTAACAGAGTGAAACCAGACAACATTTCATTCATAGGTGAGTCAGgtaaacagacaggaaacagggtgCTTCAATAAAGTTCAATAAAAACCGGAaactgtaaaagtaaatgttGGTTTCAGTCGCGCTCAACTTCCAAATACAAAAATTTGCGATTCATGCCTCAACCCGGACGTGAACGCACGCAGCGCACGCGGTCACGATTAAATCATGAAGATCGCGGCAAAAGTTCTTTTAGTATTTCCGGTGAGACGTAGAGACTTTTCAAAGTAAGTGTCACTTAAAACTATGTCAGTGAGCTCGTGCTGAACACATCCTGTAGTTTCATCTGTTCTCTTTCTATTGTGTATTTTCACCCACTTGTCTGATATTCAAAGAACCCTCAGTCTTTATGAGTGAGGCTGCAGCTCACTTCCTCCCTTCACTTCCTCTAAAGTTTACTTACTTTAGGAACCAGCCTGGATATGGTAGATTCTTTCCCCTGTCCCTTCAGTACCTTCTTCTTACAGCAATAAAGGCAACTGACCCCAGAGCTGAAATGGTTACAGCGCATTACACTTTCTTATAAACAACTGATGattgaaaaaaaacatcagtaaacgaatccattatttttaaaagtcagtgaCAGCCCTGCACAAACTAGTGAAACAATATTAGCTCCATTAATGcatgatataataataataacctaaTGAGTATATAATAGTACAAATACTCACAGAGGATATTTTTAAGTATTAATACTGCTACCTTTAACATTTTACGTATATTTCCTAATTATTCAAACATGTTTATACTAACTTACATTTTTCAATGCGGGGTTTTTACTTGTAATACAATATTTTACACGGTGTTCTTCAGTCAGTGATCTTGAACTCATCGCACCAGGTGATAATCTTTGCAGAAAGAtggagacttttattgtgaagtctGCGAGCGAACCACCACCGGAAGTGTTTGTCGTTATTCCTCGAGCTCACGCTGCCACTACAACCGACTGCGCGCTGGCTCGGCTAGCAAGCGAGGAAGATGCTAGACAGAAATGGCGGTGACGGCAAGGCGAGCAGCATGAAGTGCTGATGCATTACACGGACCGAAACTCGCGACTGCCAGGACAACGTTGGGAAAATGACAATGACGTCGAAGTAGGACACGTTTTGTAACTGTCACTACAAACCTACAACACCTTCCCGGGAGAGTTTTCATCTTGTCAGCGGAGGAGAGAGAACCTCACCGGGAGCATGGCTTCTCACTGCAACCAGGTAGCTAagctagctggct
Coding sequences within:
- the marveld3 gene encoding MARVEL domain-containing protein 3; this translates as MSLQQEMPERDRAHHRTDADHRSRDHPHHGDHHRSQRWREVEERGSAADRRTRQYGQRDMTPASHKEPPAHRDQDREGPSRLSRQTPLSLSEEDDYEPQPRQTLYNLRYILTSRGLCQLMELFVNLLIVICAGVPYSNNGGYRDLASLGGLYYYHYGGATAFSGADATRVKELDRLFHQLKRPPYVFTMACGGVLMVYACAMLALGIFRVPYRWPPMLLGEALLNFLIGLGYIPALAFYFIKLQETYADPVCKEREQMYKSKGHKGFECQFHGADIAGGLFGVVGVFVFVFGAVLAVRAFRSVRELKKQRTNQNRSQIQC